In Triplophysa rosa linkage group LG7, Trosa_1v2, whole genome shotgun sequence, the following proteins share a genomic window:
- the apof gene encoding uncharacterized protein apof, whose product MAKWNSKLKWFLLVNILLSDVVFSRGPLPQRPHSNLGPITSSQSSLPESQIHLEGGDVHPAYQLVLNLSASLKGQLHLHSNASCVELANGSWRGNGFSQELLGLAMVPVLVSARCLVEAQELVRKLYTVLGQEDTHELVQDVLILIKRGKEKESTNAAHHTFRNTSHSTSSPTILSQVSQHHLQALIFNINQLAELGKGVDIYEGEDGPRGQCRGWVRVKGTQLLGVAAEQIEPLRLDGAQKACRRLGLRCAGVTQDGSYNPEYYRVILRTGSRVLPSSSSESWIQNCKPAVIRWRRNTVPQNNCMNKKEKQVYTMVEWIPAVSTLYNLGTAVYYASVNCYDTAKERAILSTVDLGTDALMAVTGGTAGVAGYAFGAGLKTGVKAGVKYLLNSMKEEDDLLMNPNSWEDGTLNVQ is encoded by the coding sequence ATGGCTAAATGGAACTCAAAGCTCAAATGGTTCCTTCTGGTCAACATATTACTGTCTGATGTGGTATTTTCTAGAGGTCCACTTCCACAGAGACCCCACAGCAACCTGGGGCCAATCACTTCATCCCAATCAAGTTTGCCAGAATCTCAAATCCATTTAGAAGGCGGTGATGTCCATCCTGCTTATCAGCTGGTCTTAAACCTCTCTGCCTCTCTAAAAGGTCAACTGCATCTCCACAGCAATGCAAGCTGTGTGGAGCTCGCTAATGGAAGCTGGAGAGGAAACGGTTTCTCTCAGGAGCTCCTGGGGTTGGCAATGGTGCCTGTGTTGGTATCAGCGAGATGTTTGGTTGAAGCCCAAGAATTGGTAAGGAAGCTCTACACAGTGCTGGGCCAAGAGGATACGCATGAACTTGTGCAGGACGTGCTGATTTTGATCAAAAGAGGCAAAGAGAAGGAATCGACAAATGCCGCTCATCACACCTTTAGAAACACAAGCCATAGCACCTCCTCTCCCACAATACTAAGCCAAGTGTCACAGCACCATCTGCAAGCTTTGATTTTTAACATTAACCAGCTGGCCGAACTGGGAAAAGgcgtagatatttatgaaggtGAAGATGGACCCAGGGGACAATgcagggggtgggttagggtgAAGGGCACACAGTTATTGGGGGTGGCTGCAGAACAGATTGAACCATTGCGCCTTGACGGGGCGCAGAAAGCCTGTCGACGCTTGGGACTCCGCTGTGCAGGTGTGACCCAAGACGGTAGTTACAATCCTGAATATTATCGTGTTATCTTAAGGACTGGCAGTCGAGTACTGCCTTCATCTTCCTCGGAGAGCTGGATTCAGAACTGCAAACCGGCGGTTATACGCTGGCGTAGAAATACAGTTCCTCAGAATAACTGCATGAACAAAAAAGAGAAGCAAGTGTATACCATGGTGGAGTGGATCCCTGCGGTCTCTACTCTATATAATCTGGGAACGGCTGTTTACTATGCGTCGGTTAACTGCTATGACACCGCAAAAGAAAGAGCAATCCTCAGTACTGTGGATCTGGGCACAGACGCCCTCATGGCTGTGACTGGTGGAACCGCAGGGGTTGCCGGTTACGCGTTTGGAGCAGGTCTGAAA